One genomic region from Candidatus Neomarinimicrobiota bacterium encodes:
- a CDS encoding DUF3228 family protein has product MIQLEVNDFVRRQVEGSGKTYAKDLTFEEIVNHASDRFASGYFREGYRDGVVIVEATDEITSHFVCPYVKIDQGTELKAESVRRQEGEEPYIQIRAAMGSPLPAGKVEFILYRHDVLAENNENTTDAEWELISIQAVPEGVDQLPMGPVTMMRNQLELPGGTKAHYSSEEWAAAVRFWQKYAALAPEEET; this is encoded by the coding sequence ATGATTCAGTTGGAAGTCAATGATTTCGTCCGGCGGCAGGTTGAGGGATCAGGCAAAACTTACGCCAAAGACCTCACTTTTGAAGAGATAGTGAACCACGCTTCAGACCGCTTTGCATCAGGATATTTCAGGGAAGGGTATAGAGATGGAGTAGTGATTGTTGAAGCCACAGATGAAATAACCAGCCATTTTGTCTGTCCTTATGTAAAAATTGACCAGGGCACAGAACTGAAGGCCGAATCTGTTCGGCGCCAAGAGGGGGAGGAGCCTTATATTCAAATCCGTGCAGCCATGGGCTCACCACTGCCGGCGGGAAAGGTGGAGTTCATTCTATATCGCCACGACGTACTGGCTGAAAACAATGAGAATACTACGGACGCTGAATGGGAACTGATTTCAATCCAAGCTGTGCCTGAAGGGGTGGATCAACTGCCCATGGGGCCTGTCACCATGATGCGGAACCAGCTGGAACTCCCGGGAGGAACCAAGGCGCACTACAGTTCAGAAGAGTGGGCGGCGGCAGTGCGGTTTTGGCAGAAGTAC
- a CDS encoding acylase: protein MPWNLRGGKAGASRVPPLVRQMGRLASASLILTLFCFTSCAFHGVSTDALIDASAAAKYDVTIYRDSWGVPHIFGETDAAAAFGLAYAHAEDDLANIQEALLATRGELARERGMSAAPIDFMVRLFRMRKIVKERYQSDLSGEARAVCEAYADGINTYAALHPGERIDYLYPVTGQDVIAGFVLKTPFFFNLDGVMRWLMREEKPDRIAAGSAEETALASSGGEMWQSVGSNAFAISPLRTADGSTFFSSNSHQPWHGPLAWYEAHVHSEEGWDMVGGLFPGMPVIALGHNRHLGWSHTVNDPDLIDVYELEVNSADPNQYRFDGEWRELEVFDISIKVKLWGPVQWTVHREGLWSVHGPVMRRPHGTYAIRYAGHDDVRSMEQWYRMNKATSLQEFVDAMEMMAVPSFNTVYGDKEGNIFYLYNALFPQRDESFDWQTYLPGNTSDALWTSYASFSDLPQILNPSSGFVQSCNSSPFQTTVGSENPDSTLFSSTFGIERRMTNRALRALELFGEDSSITFEEFVNNKYDMSYSEASHFAKLRRRILDSVVSDEPLVREALGVLESWDLGVEPDNRGAALAIIAAGSIGWRRFETVTEGELAAIIRESAKYLKDNHGRIDVPWHDVNRLIRGDLNIGLGGGPDILHAVYGRKSDSGIWMAGAGDSFILMAAWDSTGAVSSRSIHQFGSATQDESSPHYSDQAPLFAQRKLKPVWMDLEDIVANLERAYRPGEEK, encoded by the coding sequence TGGCGTCCGCAAGTTTAATCCTCACACTATTCTGCTTCACATCGTGTGCTTTTCATGGTGTTTCCACGGATGCGCTCATCGACGCTTCCGCCGCCGCAAAGTACGACGTCACCATCTACCGCGACAGTTGGGGCGTGCCTCATATCTTCGGAGAGACCGATGCCGCCGCCGCCTTCGGTCTTGCCTATGCCCATGCTGAAGATGATCTGGCGAACATTCAAGAGGCTCTCCTCGCTACCCGCGGTGAACTGGCGCGTGAGCGCGGCATGAGTGCGGCTCCCATAGACTTTATGGTGCGACTATTCAGGATGCGGAAGATTGTGAAAGAGCGTTATCAGTCTGATCTGAGCGGAGAGGCGCGGGCGGTCTGTGAGGCTTACGCCGACGGCATCAACACCTATGCAGCGCTGCACCCCGGGGAAAGAATTGACTATCTTTATCCCGTTACAGGGCAAGATGTGATAGCCGGATTCGTGCTGAAGACGCCGTTCTTCTTCAATCTAGACGGCGTAATGCGCTGGTTGATGCGCGAAGAGAAACCGGATCGTATAGCCGCTGGCAGCGCCGAGGAGACCGCTCTGGCGTCATCTGGCGGAGAGATGTGGCAGTCTGTCGGTTCGAACGCTTTTGCCATCTCTCCTCTGCGGACGGCAGACGGCAGTACCTTTTTCAGCTCCAATTCGCACCAGCCGTGGCACGGACCTCTTGCGTGGTACGAGGCGCACGTCCACAGTGAGGAAGGGTGGGATATGGTAGGTGGGCTCTTCCCCGGCATGCCTGTAATTGCTCTCGGACACAACCGCCACCTCGGCTGGTCACATACAGTGAACGATCCGGATCTGATAGACGTGTACGAGCTGGAGGTCAATTCGGCTGATCCGAACCAGTACCGGTTCGATGGGGAGTGGCGTGAATTGGAAGTCTTCGATATTTCTATTAAAGTAAAGTTGTGGGGTCCAGTACAGTGGACTGTCCATCGGGAAGGATTGTGGTCGGTGCACGGGCCTGTGATGCGAAGACCCCACGGAACCTACGCTATCCGCTATGCCGGTCACGACGACGTCCGCTCCATGGAGCAGTGGTACAGAATGAATAAGGCGACATCGCTTCAGGAATTTGTGGACGCCATGGAGATGATGGCCGTTCCGAGCTTTAACACAGTGTACGGCGACAAGGAGGGAAACATCTTCTATCTTTACAATGCTCTCTTCCCTCAGCGGGATGAATCATTTGACTGGCAGACCTATCTTCCGGGCAATACCTCTGATGCACTCTGGACGAGCTACGCATCATTCAGTGATCTGCCGCAGATTCTGAATCCAAGTTCAGGCTTTGTGCAAAGCTGTAACAGTTCACCGTTCCAGACCACCGTGGGATCTGAGAATCCTGACTCTACACTATTCTCGAGCACCTTTGGCATCGAGAGAAGAATGACCAACCGCGCCTTAAGGGCGTTGGAACTGTTCGGCGAAGATTCTTCCATTACGTTCGAAGAATTTGTCAACAACAAATATGACATGTCCTATTCGGAAGCGTCGCACTTTGCCAAGTTGAGGAGACGTATTCTCGATTCTGTGGTGAGTGATGAGCCGCTTGTGCGGGAGGCTTTGGGAGTTCTGGAAAGTTGGGATCTGGGAGTCGAGCCGGATAACCGAGGCGCGGCCCTGGCGATCATTGCAGCGGGCAGCATCGGTTGGAGACGTTTTGAAACGGTGACTGAGGGAGAACTTGCCGCAATCATTCGTGAATCGGCAAAGTACCTGAAAGACAACCATGGCAGAATTGATGTGCCCTGGCACGATGTGAACCGGCTCATCCGTGGTGATCTAAACATTGGCTTGGGTGGCGGCCCCGATATACTGCACGCCGTCTACGGGCGCAAGAGCGACAGTGGCATCTGGATGGCGGGTGCTGGAGACAGTTTCATTCTGATGGCGGCGTGGGATTCTACCGGCGCTGTTTCGTCCCGGAGTATCCATCAGTTCGGCAGCGCCACGCAGGATGAATCTTCGCCTCACTACAGCGATCAGGCGCCGCTTTTCGCACAGCGAAAGCTGAAACCGGTCTGGATGGATCTAGAGGACATCGTGGCTAATCTGGAGAGGGCATACCGGCCGGGGGAGGAAAAATGA